The Myxococcales bacterium genome includes the window CAGCCGGCGGCGGTCCGCGAGCACGATTCGCAGCTCACCAATGCGCCGGCGCACATGGAAGGCGCCTCGGATAAATTCCGCCCCGATGCGCCCGAGGTGCCGCCTGCCATGCGGCCCGTGGCGGCCGACGTTATGAAGCAGCTGGTGTGCATGTGCGGCGGCTGCAAGCGCGAAAATATTCACGATTGCAAGTGCAGCTTTGCCGCCGATGAGCGCAAGAAGGTGCTCGCGATCTTGGCGACGCAAGACGTCTCGACGCCCGCGGGACGCAGCCAGGCGATCACCAACGTGCGCGCGGCGTTTAAGCGCGAGTACGGCAGCGAGCAAGTGTTTGTCACGCCGACCAGCGCCTTGCCGTGGATGGTCCCATATGTCGCCATTGTCGTCGGCTTGGGCCTGCTGTTCATGGTGGGGCGCAAGTGGCGCACGCCGCCGCGTTCGTCGACACCAGTCGTCGCGCAGGCCGATGCCGCTGACGGCGACGCCGCAGCCGCCAAGCGAGCCAAAGACGAGGCGATGAAGCAACGCCTCAATGACGAGCTAGAGGATCTCGATGGCTAAAGGGGCCTGGTCCTACCGGCGCTACGCTACGTTAGGCGCCCTGGCGTTGGGTTGGGTGTTCGTGCTGGCGCAGCATAATTTCCGCTTCACGCCCTCGGCGGTCATGCTCGGACTGGCTTGGCTTTGCCTGGTATGGTCGATCCAAACCGTCTGGGCCATGGCGGACGCCGCGGCGTCGCCAACCGATCGCGCAAGTTGGTGGCGGCACAAGACCCCCAAGCAAGAGCTTAAACTGCAAAAGGCGTCGCTGCTGCGTGCCCTCAAAGAGATCGAATTTGATCGCGATACCGGCAAGCTCTCGGCGCAGGATGCCGAATCGTTGGCCGCCACGTATCGCCAAGATGCCATCGAAGTCATGCGGCAGCTCGACGCCTTGGATGCCTCGGCCGATGCCTCGGTGCATGGCGAGATTAAGGCCGAGCTCGCGCGCCGGAGGGCAGCGGCGGGCAAGGGCACGAGCGGCAAGAAGGCGGCGTCAACATGATGCGCGCGGTGCTGCGCGCATGCGCGTGTTTGCTGCTCTTTGCCACCGCCTCGCCAGCAACGGCGCAAATGGCAGGCGCCGTTGGCATCCCGTTGCCAGACAGCACGCTGCCGGCGTCGTCGGTTACCGTGCGCGTGGTCAACGGCCCGGCCATGGGCGCGGTCGCTGGCGTTTCGGTGCGGCTGCAAAATGATGGCCAACTGCGAGAAACCAAAACCGACTCGGAAGGGCGCGCCGTCTTTACCGGCCTGCGCGCCGGCACCAGCGCGCTAGCGATCATCACGGGCGCAGCCGGCGGCGACGTTGCGTCGCAGCCCTTTGCCATCGCCGCGCAAGGCGGCACGCGCATCTTGCTATCACCAGTGCCGATGGGCGGCGCGTCGGCGGCTGCACCAGCGCCCGGGTCTTCCATGGACGCGCCCGTGCAACCGACTAGCGGCGCCATGCCCTACCCGCGCGAGATGAGCGGGCAGGCGCGGACGATGGAAGGCGAACCTGGCGGTTCGCTCACCGTACGACTCCTGCACGACAGCCTGACCGATCCTGTCGCGGGCGGCACGGTCTCCTTGGTCGGATATCACGCGGACGGCTCAGTTACGTTTAAACGGCAAATCGCAGATGCACAGGGACAAGCTCGCTTTGATGGGCTTAGCCGTGACGGTCGCGTCGCCTACTACGCGATGGTGGCGCTCCCGCGCGACAGCGTTGGCGACATCATCGTCGATCGCGTTGCGGGTGGCCCCGTGCTGCTCGCACCCGAGTTTGGCGCGCGCATGATCTTGTCTGGCGCATTTCGAAAAAGCACCGAACCGCCGATCGACGACACGTTGTGGCTGGCTGCCAAGCCGGCCGTTGCGCCAACACCAGGGCAAGTTGCGGTGACCGTGCGCGGGGAGGCGGTGCGCGAGGTAGCGTTGATCGACGCGGCGACCGCGCAAGTCGTCGCAACCCAGGCGACGCAGGCGTCGGGCACCGAACTCATGACGGCCCAATTCGCCGGCGTTGCAGATGGCGTCGTCTATTACGCCCAGACCACCACCAACGACGGCACCCCCTATCGCTCGGCGCCGTTTTTGGCCGTTGCGGGCCGCGGGGTCGGCATCGAAGTCCTCGCGACGCCGCCGCTGCGCTTTCGCTTTCACATTGTCGCCGCTGGCATTGAGGACAAGCAGGTCGGCCTGCAGGGTGAATTTACGTTTTACAACTTGTCCTGGGCGCCGCTGGCAATGGGCGTTGATGGCTTTGTCTTGCAGACACCGGTCGGCTCGCGTGGCAATTTGCTGATGGAGGGCGAAGAGATGTCCGGCATCGCCACGCCGGTGGGCAACGGCTTTGCGTTGCGGCGCCCGCTGCCGCCGATGCTGACCTCGTTTCAAGGCGGCTTTTCGCTGCCGCACGAGCACGGCGTCATGGCGTTTGCCTGGCCGCTGCCGCACGGCGCGGTCGATAGCTCGTTTTTGATGGTGCAGCTCGGTGACGCGACGCTCGAGGTGCCCGCGGGCACGCGCGTCGATCAGCGCACCGCGCAGGACGGCACGAAGCTCAGCGTGGTCAGCGATATTCAAATCATGCCTGGGCAAAGCATGGTGCTCAAGATGCGCGGCTTGCCGATCGCGCCGGTGTGGCGAACGTGGTTGCCGACGATGGCGGGGCTGATGGTGCTGCTTATTTTCATCGGTACGGCATTTTTGGGCTATCGCGGCGTCAAGGCAGGGCCAACGATAGCGCCGCCTCAGGCGCGGGACGCGGAAATCGACGCGCTGTACGCGAGGCTCGCTGCCCTGCCAGAAGACGACGCATCCGCTGAGCAGCGCGAGCAGCTGGTCGCCGAGCTCGCGGATCTGCTTGCCCACCGTGATGCATGAGCGCCGTCGCCATCACCCGCGTAGAACTGTCAGGCGTGTGCAAGCGCTATGGCAACGTGCGCGCGCTGATGCCACTGACGGCGCAGTTTGACGCTGGCGACGTGGTTGGCGTGGTCGGCGAAAACGGCGCCGGCAAGTCGACGTTGCTCGGCCTGCTCGCGGGCCTCGTGCGCAGCGACGCCGGCGAGATAGCCTGCTGGGCGGGCACCGCGCGTCTCTCATCGCGCGAGACGCGAGGCGCGGTTGGGCTGGTGGCCCACGCGTCGCTGCTATATGCCGAGCTATCGGCGATGGAAAACGTACGTTTCTTTCTGCGCCTTTACGGCCAGCAAGCCTCCGACGCCGCCTGCGCAGCGCTGCTAACGCGCGTGGGGCTACACGCCGAGGCGTGGCATCGGCCGGTGGCGACCTATTCGCGCGGCATGACCCAGCGCGCCTCGCTCGCCCGTGCCTTGGCCCACGCGCCCTCGCTCGTCGTGCTCGACGAGCCATTTGCTGGCCTCGATAAGGCGGGGACGTCGCGCCTTATCGACGTCGTCGGCGAGCTGCGCGCGCAGGGCGCCATCGTCGTCGTGGTCAGCCACGACACCGCGCCGCTGGCCGCCGTCGCGACGCGGCTGATCGCGCTGCATCGCGGCCGCCTGGTCGCGTCGCGGCCGACGCCGTGCACGCAGGCACAAATCGACGAGCTGTATCTCACGCGCGCGCCACAGGAGCTGGCCTCGTGACCGCCGCCCGCGTCGTGCTGCTCGTGCTGCGCAAAGATCTCGCCGTGGAATGGCGCAGCAAGGAATTGCTCGCCACCGTGGTGTTTCTCGCGATCACGCTGATGGTCGTTTTTTCGTTCTCCTTTCCGCAAAACCCGCGCGTGCTGACGCATGCGGTGGCGGGCATGGTGTGGGCCGCGGTGACGTTTGCGGCGACCATCGCGCTGTCGCGGGCCTTTGATCGCGAGCGGCAAAACGACACGCTTCGCGCGTTGCTCTTGGCGCCGGTGTCGCGCACCGCCATCTTCGTCGGCAAATTGCTCGCGATGTGGTTGTTTCTGCTCGGCATGGCCGTGGTCGTCTGCGCCGCCGGCGCGCTATTTATGCAGCTGCCGTGGTCGTGGCCGCTGCTGCTGGCGCTGACGCTGGGCACGCTGGGCCTGGCAACGGTGGGCGTGGTGGTGGCCGGCATGCTGCTGCGCAGCGCCGCGCGCGACGTGCTGCTGCCGGTGGTGCTTTACCCCTTGGCCATTCCGCTCTTGCTCGCGGCGTCCAAGGTCACCTCGCTCTCGGTGCTCGACGCCGAGAATCTCACGGCGATTCGCTATTGGTGCGGGTTTCTCGCCGCCTATGATGCGCTATTCTTGGTCGCGGCCCTGTGGATGTTTGAGGAATTGGTGATCGAATGAAATCAACGATGTGGCTCTTGCTCGTCCTGGCCGCCCTGGGCCTTGCCAGCACCATCTGGGGCGTCTTTGTCACCACGCCCATGGAGCAGAGCCTGTTCTACAGCCAAAAGATTTTTTACTATCACGTCGCCAACGCCTTCATGTTGTTTCTCGCGGTGATGGTGGCAGGTGGCGGCAGCATCGCCTTTTTGGCAACCCGCAGCCCGCGCGCCGATCGCATCGCGCTGGCGGCCGCCGAGCTCGCGGTGCTGTTTGGCGCGGTGGTGCTGCTGACCGGTTCTATTTGGGCCAAGGCGGCGTGGTCGACGTGGTGGAAGTGGGAGCCGCGGCTGACCATGTCGCTGCTGCTTTGGCTGGTCGTGCTCGGTGCGGTGATGGTGCGCGCGTTTGCCGGCGCCGGCGCCGAACGCCTCGCGGCTGGGGTGCTCGTGTTTGCGGTGGCCGCGGTGCCACTCATATATTTTGGCGTCAAAGAGGGCGATAATCATCCTCAGGCCAAGGTCGTGCAGACGCTCGATTCATCGATGAAGGCCACGTTTTGGCTCAGCGTCGCGACCTTTTTGCTGCTCTTGGGCGTGATGCTGTGGCAACGCGTGTCGATGTTGGCGGCGCAGGCGCGCCTGGTCGCGCTCGCCGAAGAACTTGAAGACCGAGGGATTACCTAAATGAAGCAACTCTTTATCGCCTGCGTCGTCGTTGTCGCCGTCGCAACCATGGGCCACCGCGACGCCCTCGCGCAGCCCGCTGCCGAGGTGCCCGCGGCCGTCCCAACCGAGGCGCCACCGCCTGCTGCCGCGGCACCGCCGACCGTGAGCAAAGAGGCCTGC containing:
- the ccsA gene encoding cytochrome c biogenesis protein CcsA — its product is MKSTMWLLLVLAALGLASTIWGVFVTTPMEQSLFYSQKIFYYHVANAFMLFLAVMVAGGGSIAFLATRSPRADRIALAAAELAVLFGAVVLLTGSIWAKAAWSTWWKWEPRLTMSLLLWLVVLGAVMVRAFAGAGAERLAAGVLVFAVAAVPLIYFGVKEGDNHPQAKVVQTLDSSMKATFWLSVATFLLLLGVMLWQRVSMLAAQARLVALAEELEDRGIT
- a CDS encoding heme exporter protein CcmB codes for the protein MTAARVVLLVLRKDLAVEWRSKELLATVVFLAITLMVVFSFSFPQNPRVLTHAVAGMVWAAVTFAATIALSRAFDRERQNDTLRALLLAPVSRTAIFVGKLLAMWLFLLGMAVVVCAAGALFMQLPWSWPLLLALTLGTLGLATVGVVVAGMLLRSAARDVLLPVVLYPLAIPLLLAASKVTSLSVLDAENLTAIRYWCGFLAAYDALFLVAALWMFEELVIE
- a CDS encoding carboxypeptidase regulatory-like domain-containing protein, with protein sequence MMRAVLRACACLLLFATASPATAQMAGAVGIPLPDSTLPASSVTVRVVNGPAMGAVAGVSVRLQNDGQLRETKTDSEGRAVFTGLRAGTSALAIITGAAGGDVASQPFAIAAQGGTRILLSPVPMGGASAAAPAPGSSMDAPVQPTSGAMPYPREMSGQARTMEGEPGGSLTVRLLHDSLTDPVAGGTVSLVGYHADGSVTFKRQIADAQGQARFDGLSRDGRVAYYAMVALPRDSVGDIIVDRVAGGPVLLAPEFGARMILSGAFRKSTEPPIDDTLWLAAKPAVAPTPGQVAVTVRGEAVREVALIDAATAQVVATQATQASGTELMTAQFAGVADGVVYYAQTTTNDGTPYRSAPFLAVAGRGVGIEVLATPPLRFRFHIVAAGIEDKQVGLQGEFTFYNLSWAPLAMGVDGFVLQTPVGSRGNLLMEGEEMSGIATPVGNGFALRRPLPPMLTSFQGGFSLPHEHGVMAFAWPLPHGAVDSSFLMVQLGDATLEVPAGTRVDQRTAQDGTKLSVVSDIQIMPGQSMVLKMRGLPIAPVWRTWLPTMAGLMVLLIFIGTAFLGYRGVKAGPTIAPPQARDAEIDALYARLAALPEDDASAEQREQLVAELADLLAHRDA
- a CDS encoding ABC transporter ATP-binding protein — its product is MSAVAITRVELSGVCKRYGNVRALMPLTAQFDAGDVVGVVGENGAGKSTLLGLLAGLVRSDAGEIACWAGTARLSSRETRGAVGLVAHASLLYAELSAMENVRFFLRLYGQQASDAACAALLTRVGLHAEAWHRPVATYSRGMTQRASLARALAHAPSLVVLDEPFAGLDKAGTSRLIDVVGELRAQGAIVVVVSHDTAPLAAVATRLIALHRGRLVASRPTPCTQAQIDELYLTRAPQELAS